Below is a window of Corvus cornix cornix isolate S_Up_H32 chromosome 2, ASM73873v5, whole genome shotgun sequence DNA.
GCTTTAACTGTACCACCCTCCTCTACAGAAGGCTGGTGGCAAAAGCCACCCATACCAGAATGGAAGAGCTGTTGATGAGACTGCTTTCCCAGAGGAGCAGGCTGATTGTCCCGGTGCTTAGTCAGATGACAGTGTTTTGTGGGGATCCACTGCAGCAAGAGACAAATAGGGTGTGTGGGCTTGCAGATGCATGTGCTGCTACTTGTGAGTGGTGAAGATTATTTACTGAATTGCAAGCTTTGTACAACCCGGGTTTTGAACTGTTACAGTCTACTTAGGAATGAAATCACTAAAAGTATTGCCCTTTGTGTAACTGAGACCATTTGTCAGTAAAATATGAACTGGGTGTTGTAACTCCTGTCTTATGCTAGGCTGGCAGACACTGGAACAGCCAGTATCTCTGCTTGTAAAGGTTTGTGCCCCAGAGAAAATGGAACAGACAGTGTAAAACAACCTCATGCAGAAATTTCTCTTATCAACAAAGTTTCAAGACATGAAAACCCCAACTGAACAAGATCATTCatcaaacacagagcaaaaatgTGCTGCCAAATTTATCAGATAAGGGtacagaacaaaaaccaaaacaaaccttCATGCTCCACGAGGCTTGCCTCTGTATCTCACTGACTGTGCAGGGACAGGTTCTTAGAACTGACTCAGTGACCTTAACAGTAGGTTCTAGTGACCTTGTCTTTCCCAAATCACCCCTCTTGGTATTTTAAGGTGCCCAGAAGAAGTGTAAACTGTCTGGTGTCACTGACACTTACTCACACAGCTTTCTGCCTCCCTGGTGTGTGACTGGGAACCTCAAGCTCTCATGGGACACCTGCTTATATCCTTGGGGAAATAGAGGGTCCCATCAGGTGAGAACATCTGCCAGGGGCTTCCCTTTCTTTACCCTTTTGCAGGCTTTTGCTTTGTCATTCTAGCTAGACAAGGTGAAGTCTGCACAGACAGAGCAAACCAGATACTGTCAGCATAGAACttgctcatttattttcattactgaGAAGAGTAGAGTTCCCTGTCTTACACTCTGCTCTGGTCCCCTGGTAATTGTTGCTTGGTGGTCTGTTGGGGTCACTTAGCTGGTGTTTAGCTGCAGGATCTGAGTAGTTCCATGACACAAAATTACACTGAACACTACTAGCCTTCCACACAGTTTGACACGTTCTCTGGATCGTGTGGTGTGAACAATATGTACACAGTGCTAATGCCACGTGAGCAACACATGCTCTTCTGTGACCAAGGTGGGTGGGTTGGCTGTATGCAGCCAAGTGGTGCCAGAGGAAAACACCATCTCAGGTGACAGGACTGCAGGGAGCAACTCTGAGTCAGGGGAGTGTCTGAggactgaaagaaaacactaaAGCTATGCAGGGGCTCTGTGCAAGGCTGGATAtcaagaaaaaggaggaagcagGAGGGTCTAAAGGACAATTACCTCTAGTTTTTCCCATCCTTGTGCCTATTTCTACCACTCCTTAGGCTTTGATTAAAAAGAGATGTCCTGTAGCTTGTTTAAAAACCTCCCTAGTGCTAATGGCTCAGGTGCAACTGGTAAGTGGGTGTGCAGTGCTGGAGACGTGTGGAGCCAAGAGGTGAGCAAAGGCATGGGAGAtgtgtgtggagctgctggggtcATGCTGTTGTGGTCTGGACAGCACTGGGCAACAAAGTGCTGAGTAGGCATGAAACAATTTCCCATTCTGTTGTTTTAGTGATGTCCCATCCCTGTTTCTACCCTTCAagctcccctgccctgcctgaggATTTTCCCTTCACAGCGGGGCACTGCAGAGGTActgctgcctgagcagggagccTTTATTGGCCTCTTGGCCCCAGCATTTGATCACAAGGTTTCCCAGAATAGAACAGCTGAGACATGAGCCATGCCCAGCCTGGGCCAAAGAGAGGGGTGTGATGTGTTCCCCCTCCCTGTGGAACAccctgggctggcaggcagAGTCTCAGCCCAAACACAGGCTGCTGGTGGGGCTGTGCCTCAGAGCCTGGCTGGGGCGCACAGCAGGTCCTGTCCTGGTCTCTGCGAAGGGTCTGGTTGTTTGTTATGGGCAGCATCACAGGTGGAAGAGATGAGAGCCAGGAGCCCATCCGCACACAGCAGGCGGTTGGCCCTGCCCAGGTGTTCTGGCAGGCCCTGCTGGCTGGGGATCGGGAGACTGTAGCCGAGATCCTCACAGCACCTCAGAACAACCTGAgccccagtgctgtgtttgACACCAGTGACCTGGAAGAATGGAAGAACTACCGCTTCAACCCCCGCCGGCTGAGTATGTGGGAGCAGTGGGGCTTGGCTGTGGTGTGTGCTGTGGGGCATAGCTGTTGCTGGGGTTAGGTGTTATGGGTGCTCCTTGGGTTACAGAAGAGTGGGAATGGGAGCCAAGAGCATGGGGATGTGGTCAGGTTTTCCTGTGATCCTTGTGGAAGAGGGTTCATGTTTCTGAGAGCACAGGGTGCATCCAGGAAACCTGGCCCCTCTCACAGGTATTGTCTTAGGTGCTTGAGAACTGCTCTCTGTGCAGCCTGCACTGGGCTGCCAGGTCCCACTGCAGGTTGTGCCAGATTGTCACAACATGAGCTAGGTCTTTAAGATGGTTTAGTTTGAACCTGGccctggaaaacacagatgaCCACATACTGCTTCTGCAAGAAAGAGCTGAGAGGATGTAGTGTGGAACATGCCATGCAGTCTGGGATGTCCTCCAGCTCAGTCTGGGTAGGCAGCAAGAAGCACAGTTTAAGGAGCTTTTTTCCTGTAGCATCTGCAGGCTGTTAGCCAGCAGACTGCACCAGCTCAGCGATGGTTTGTGCTGGGTCAGCATCTTTGAGAGCTGGCACATTTCAGTCCCTTGCTCTCTCCTAGGCCCTAGATGTCCATCTCTGCTGTAGCTTGTTGTCTGCACCCTGCTCAGGGCTTGTTTGTGTCCCCTGTGTGTATGGCAGCTGGCTCTGATGCTTCTCTTACTGCCCAGTTCCTTATGTTTGGGGTGCTTCACACATGGTGTTTAGCCCAACCACCTCACTGCCATTAGCCCTGCTGGTGCCCCAGACCCTTCGCTTGCTGCACTCCTGACAACAGAAACCCCATGTATGTACCTGAGCCACAGGTGAAGGGCACACTGCACAGAACAGCCTCTGCCGtgggctcctgctccctggagcTCCCTGTCTGCACTGCTGTGTGGCCTGAGAGCCTTCCATGGATCTCTGCCTTTGGTAGGCCAGTCCAAACACAGGGACCTTGCAGGGAAGGGACTTGAAGTCCCTGGAGGGGAAACACAAGTGTCTCAGGCGGGATGTACATCAGGTGCTTCAAGGAAAAGGGCAATTCTTTGTGCACTGTGGCTGGATGTGGCTCCCTGACCTCTCTTCCCCTGCAGGACTGTGGTCGCTGAGCTATGAGCAGGAGCTCACCACGCCGCTGCACATCACGGCCAGCCGGGGCTACACGGACTGCCTGCGGCTCCTGCTGCTCCGCGGCGCTGCCGTCGACTTTGCTCCGGGGGGCAAGACAGCCCTGCATGAGGCTtgtgcctgtgccaggaccGACTGTGTGCGCCTGCTGCTCGGCTCCGGAGCTGATCCTGAGGCTGTCTCTGAGGATGGCTACAGGCCCCTGCACCTCTGCAAGAGCTCAGACTCCATCGAGTGAGTTCTGTTCGGGGGAGTGCAGccagcctccctctccctcaAGCCTAATCCCCTGTCGGAGGGGTCCCTGAAGATGGTTTGATGGGTGCAGAATGGGGGTGGCCTTGGTGCCTGTTCCTGGGCCAGGATCACCTCTGAGGTCAAACAGATGACTGCAAGCTTGTGTCCTTAGCAGATGCAGCTGAGCCAGGTGCTGCTGTCTGGTCTGCCCACCAGCAACATGGAGCCAGTGGTCACACTGCAATGTTCAGGGCATTCCTGAGCAGATCCACTGCATATGTGAGCAGGCATCAGGTGTGACAACACTTCAAGAGATCTGTGTGTGGAGTTAGCTGAAATTAGGGTGACAATATCTCTAATCACTAGTCATCCTGGCTTAAAACCACTGCTCCAGGGCATGAGGAGCAGGGATTTTTGGACTCTGGGGAAAAGCTGTGGGATGGTACAGATGTGGGGGCTGGGAGGTAGGATGGGAGGTGGAGATGAGAAATGGTCACCAAGTCACCTTGGTCCACTCAGGTGTGTccggcagctgctgcagcatggtGCCAGTGCAAACAGTCAGACGGAGGAGGAGAATGACACAGCACTGCACGTGGCATCACGGCACGGCCTGGCAGAGCATGTCCAGCTGCTTCTGCGCCACGGGGCTGAACTGGAGGTAAAGAACAAGGAGGGGCAAACGCCCCTGaatgctgcctgtgctcagcaccaccAGCCCCAGGACATGGACCGCTACTACCGGGTCTGCCAGCTGCTGGTGGAGAGCGGTGCCAGCATCAACGCTGCGGATCGGGACCAGCAGCACCCACTTCACCTGGCCTGCAA
It encodes the following:
- the ASB10 gene encoding ankyrin repeat and SOCS box protein 10 isoform X2, with the protein product MGSITGGRDESQEPIRTQQAVGPAQVFWQALLAGDRETVAEILTAPQNNLSPSAVFDTSDLEEWKNYRFNPRRLRLWSLSYEQELTTPLHITASRGYTDCLRLLLLRGAAVDFAPGGKTALHEACACARTDCVRLLLGSGADPEAVSEDGYRPLHLCKSSDSIECVRQLLQHGASANSQTEEENDTALHVASRHGLAEHVQLLLRHGAELEVKNKEGQTPLNAACAQHHQPQDMDRYYRVCQLLVESGASINAADRDQQHPLHLACKNANAQIAELLLARGANVNVMNYGGNTALHNILQVAAYKLEHRPELVVRALLNHGAVRIWPGSLLKVLRYCHTCPRVIEALVNSYTHVCVSEDWVEAVPVEVVQKYPCFYQSLFSLGHRPRSLQHLARCTLRTILEGRLLLVLSQLHLPSALHQFLLLGFEDILY